Proteins from a single region of Crassaminicella profunda:
- a CDS encoding VanZ family protein: MRLCQKQALRKLFCILFIAYLLYLLYLVFFSTYYGRDYHHGSYNFMPLKTISQYLFLKHGIKATIVNIGGNILAFMPLGFLYPIVWKKANKYKYILSVSLILTCFIEIVQYIVGVGTCDIDDVLLNVVGGLLGYILYKTVSPMERIIR, from the coding sequence TTGAGATTGTGTCAGAAACAAGCATTAAGAAAATTATTTTGTATATTGTTTATAGCATACTTATTGTATTTGTTGTATTTAGTCTTTTTCAGTACTTATTATGGAAGAGATTATCATCATGGAAGTTATAATTTTATGCCATTGAAGACTATATCACAATATTTATTTTTAAAACATGGAATAAAAGCTACTATAGTGAATATTGGTGGTAATATTTTAGCATTTATGCCATTAGGTTTTTTGTATCCTATAGTTTGGAAAAAAGCAAACAAGTATAAATATATTTTGAGTGTATCATTGATATTGACGTGTTTTATAGAAATAGTTCAATATATTGTTGGAGTGGGTACTTGTGATATAGATGATGTTTTGTTAAATGTAGTAGGTGGATTGTTAGGATATATACTGTATAAAACGGTTAGTCCGATGGAAAGGATTATAAGATGA
- a CDS encoding FUSC family protein → MKFKIGMRNIKTALAVSLCVLISELLKLEYPFYAAIAAIISMGNSITNSFKVGKNRMMGTSVGAFIGLMFASIQPNNVLLCGLGIIVVIYICNLLKWNKSITIAGIVFMAIMVNLDGQSPIRYSVNRIIDTFIGISVALVVNYLFFPYDYKHKILKGYNTITSKASLIINQMICLGMNVDLGDLKREIGDLNKELDVCSTEYRLKKDENNKIKNMRRKIELYNDIYENLRMLQRMEEGRFLNDDNIVKLKRLNYFEFRNKGESCGDLNIVYNYHIGRIIEDLQSIQLCEA, encoded by the coding sequence ATGAAATTTAAAATTGGAATGAGAAATATCAAAACTGCTTTGGCAGTTTCTTTGTGTGTGCTTATATCTGAACTGTTAAAACTTGAATACCCATTTTATGCTGCAATTGCAGCCATTATTTCTATGGGCAATTCTATAACAAATTCTTTTAAAGTAGGAAAAAATAGAATGATGGGTACGTCTGTAGGAGCATTTATCGGTTTAATGTTTGCATCTATTCAACCTAACAATGTATTGTTATGTGGATTAGGTATTATTGTAGTCATCTATATTTGTAATTTGCTTAAATGGAATAAATCTATAACTATTGCAGGAATTGTTTTTATGGCAATTATGGTGAATTTAGACGGTCAAAGTCCTATACGATATAGTGTAAATAGAATAATAGATACATTTATAGGAATAAGTGTGGCTTTAGTAGTGAATTATTTATTTTTTCCATATGATTATAAACATAAGATATTGAAAGGATACAACACCATAACAAGTAAGGCTTCATTAATCATTAATCAGATGATCTGCCTTGGGATGAACGTAGATTTAGGTGATTTAAAAAGAGAGATAGGTGATTTAAACAAAGAATTAGATGTTTGCAGTACTGAATATAGATTGAAAAAAGATGAAAATAATAAAATAAAAAATATGAGAAGGAAAATTGAATTATATAATGATATTTATGAAAATTTGAGAATGCTTCAAAGGATGGAAGAAGGAAGATTCTTGAATGATGATAATATTGTAAAACTAAAGAGGTTGAATTATTTTGAGTTTAGAAATAAAGGAGAATCATGTGGTGATTTGAATATTGTATACAACTATCATATAGGTAGGATTATTGAAGATTTGCAAAGTATACAGTTGTGTGAGGCTTAA